The Bacteroidota bacterium region GGATTCAAAGTAGCGTATAAGGAAGGCGATGTAACAACTGATATTGAAGAGTTAGGTCAGGAGTTGACGGAGCGTTTTAATTCCTTTTGCAAACAATATGGAAGAAACCTGGAGTTATGGTTTGAGCCCGGAAAATTTCTGGTGAGCGAAGCCGGTTTGTTGCTCGTTCATGTCAACATAATCAAGCAAACAATGGCCACTGTTTTTGTTGGAGTAAATTCAGGTCAAAATCATTTGATCAGGCCAATGTTCTACGATGCCTATCATGAAATCGTGAACCTCTCGAATCCGACCGGTAAACCACGAATCTATACTGTGGTGGGTTATATATGTGAAACGGATACATTCGGTTGGGACCGGAAATTAAATGAAGTGAGGGAAGGGGATATTCTTGCGATTAAAAATGCCGGAGCTTACGGATACACAATGAGTAACAATTATAATTCCCGTTTGCGTCCTGCAGAGGTCTTAATCCATGAAGGCAAGGCACATTTGATTCGTAAGCGAGAAACCCTGGATGATCTTCTCAAAAATCAGGTGATCTTAGATATTTGATTATCAAATTATTTAGATTGAATAAAGAAACTGATAAAAGATCAGAAAGCATCCTTGATTGAAAGCGATTGCTTAATTTTGAAAACGTTTTTTAAACTATGTCACTTCAGTCGGAGCAGTTTTTATATGATGCGGAATCGAAGGTGTTCGACAAAGAACACCGTCGTAAGCTCGCGTTCAACATTCTTCAATACGATAAAAAGGTTGAGGAAGGGAAGCACCAGTTTGCTGATTTTGACACAGCGCGCCATCGTGCATCAACCTTGAAATGGAGGATCACAGAAAATCTGGATAAATACCTGATCGAATTTGAAGCGAACTTTATTAAACGCGGAGGGAAAGTAATCTGGGCTCAGGATGGGGAAGAAGCCATGACCGAGATTATCAAGATCATGAAGAACGCGAATGCCCGCACAGTCGTGAAATCAAAATCCATGACCACTGAGGAAATTCATGTGAACGCGGCGCTTGAAAAGGAAGGTATTGAATCGATTGAAACGGATTTGGGTGAATTTATAGTTCAGCTTAGAAATGAGCATCCATATCATATCGTGACACCGGCGATGCATCTTAGTAAAGAAGATGTTGCTAAGACTTTTCATGAGAAGTACAATTTACCCTTAAAAAGTACCCCAAAAGAAATTACCGCTTTTGTGCGTGAGCGTTTACGTACGAAATACCAGCACGCGGATGTGGGTATCACCGGTGCGAATTTTTTAATCGCGGATACAGGTGGTGTTGCGGTTACAGAAAATGAAGGAAATGCACTGATGTCAGTAGCATTTCCAAAAATTCATATCGCGATCGCCGGCATTGAAAAAATAATTCCTTCGCTTACGGATCTTGATCTTTTCTGGCCATTGCTTGCAACTCATGGTACCGGACAAAATATTACGGTTTACAATTCCGTGATGACCGGACCCAGACAGCAGGATGAAACGGATGGTCCTGTTGAAATGTATGTTGTTTTACTGGACAATGGACGTACAAATTTGCTGGCGCAACAGGAACAGCGTCAGGCTTTATCCTGTATTCGTTGCGGGGCTTGTTTGAATGGCTGTCCGATCTACAAAGGAGTCGGTGGTCACGCATATGGAAGTACCTACAGCGGCCCAATTGGTTCTGTGATCACTCCTCATTATGATGGCATGAAGGAATTCAAACATCTGAGTTATGCTTCATCACTTTGTGGAAAGTGTACGGATGTTTGTCCGGTGAGAATTGAATTGCACAAACTTTTACTGTATAATCGTCGTGACGCGGTAGATCAGAATTTGAACCCCGGCAGTGAGCGATGGATTTTTTCATTTTGGAAAAAAGCGATGCTCAACAGAATACTTTTAAATATGGGTGGCTCCCGGGTAAAGAATTTTGTATTAAAGAATTTTTTCAGAAAAGCCTGGGGCGATCGAAGAGAACTTCCAAAGATGGCTCCGAAATCGTTTAATGAGATCTGGAGAGAAATGCATAAATAACGAGTGACCAGAAAAAAAAAGAGCGCGAAGATTTTAATCTTCGCGCTCTTTTTTTATGCTTATTTGGATCTCGTCAACTTTGTAAAAGTTGACGAGATGCTTTCATCATGGGTATAAATAAAAGACACCGGTGATGTTGTTGTTGTCGACGATACCCACATCATCTCCACCAACGAATCCGTCACCGTTAATATCATTGGTGATATAACCGTAATCAAAACTGGTTACACCGTTGATATTATCATTATCGATGAGTCCCACATCATCTCCACCGATAAATCCATCCTGAGTTACATCTCCGGCAAAGAATGCCCAAACGCCGGGTTCAACTTCCATCATCATCGGACCACCGTAACCGGCTGATTCATCAACCTGTGTAGAAGCCGTAGTGAAATCGTAAGAAGTTGTTGAGCTCATCAATACCATTCCTGCACTGCGGGTATGAACATGTGAGCGGTGTGAGATCAGGATGTAGTAAGAATTTCCATCAGCAGCGGCAGGAAGTGTCATTGTACCATTTCCTGTCATATCCAACATGACTGAATCAGAATAAGCCGGGGAATTGGCTGCATCAAAGAGTTGTACAAATACAAGGTCACATTCTGATCCTGTTGGAGTACCCGGATTTCCGTTTCCTAAATCTGTACGCTGATGGTTAGCCCATACAGGATTCATTTGTGATGTGTTGATATCAAAGTATCCCTGGAGCATGGCTGTGATATTCAGTGTCACGCTTCCGGCGGTTACAACAAATTGAGTAGAAGAAGTACCTGTACAAGCACCCGCAATGACTGTGATGAATCCTGTAGTTGCACCAGCAGGTACAGTGGTACTGATCTGGTTTACGTTATCAACAGTGAATGTTGCGCTGATTCCGTTGAATTGAACATCTGTGATACTTGTAAATCCGCTTCCGGAAATTGTAACAGGAGTTCCAATGCTTCCTGATCCCGGAGTGAAGCCGCTGATTACTATCGCTGCCGGTTCAGTAATAGAAACAGAAGTGCTGGCAGTACAGAAGTTCGCATCCACAACGTTTACAGAATAAGTACCTGCAACGAGTCCTGAAATATCTTCTGTTAAAGCTGAATTACTCCAGGTATATGAATATGGAGAAACACCGCCTGATACAGTGAGATCGATGGAGCCATCAGATCCGCCATTGCATGTTACGTTCACTTGTGTGGTTGATAAATTCAATGCAGTTGGTTCAGTAATCGTTGCTGAGGTTGTAGCAATACAGCCATTTGCATCTGTTACTGTTACAGTATAGGTACCTGCATTTAAAGTGCCGATATCTTCAGTTGTTTGTCCACCTCCCCATGCATATGTATATGGAGAAGTACCACCGGAAACAGTGAGGTCAATCGATCCATTGCTTCCTCCATTGCAACTCACGTTTACCTGTGTAGTTGATAATGCGAGGACAGCAGGCTGCGTAATAATAGCAGATGCTGTACTTGTACATCCGTATGCATCTGTAGCAGTGACTATATAAGTTCCGGCAATAAGGTTGGTTGCATTGTCAACTGTTTGAACCGGTACAGTATTCCATGAATAAGAAAGTGGTGCAGTTCCGCCGGTGGCAACTGCCAGTGCTGAACCGTTAGCATCTCCAAAACAAAGTACATTTGTAGGAGTTGTTGTAACCGAAATCGCGGGGCTCACATTCACAACAATGGAATTTGAAACAGCAGTACATCCGTTTACATCCGAAACAGTTGTAAAATAAGTTCCACTTGCATTAGCACTTACATGTATTGTTGTTTGACCACCCGGCGACCATGTGTTTCCTGAAGGAATGCTTGAAATAAGGCGAACACTTTGTCCGCTACAAATATTTGTTGCACCGGTAGCATTGATAGAAACACTACTTGTAGTTCCGAGAATTTTAACATCATCCAGACGGAACTGGGCACAAGTGGTTTTAGAGAAGCGAATGCTCAGATTTGGAACCGCAGGGATTGTACCGCTTGCAGTAACCAGGGTCCAGACATTCAAAAGTGGTTGTGTGTAAGTGAGTGGAGTCCAGTTGATGCCATCGGAACTAACTTCAACAGTCATCACTTCGGTAGTACATGCAGCGACATTGGCTCTTAACAATCCAAACTGAAGTGAAAGGCCGGTATAGTTTTGAGTGTTGATACCGCTGATGACGAATGTTCTCGGATTTGTAGTCGCAGTTCCGAAGAATACATTACCTCCGCCACTAGCACCAAGATAGCCTGTAGAGGCAGATGTTGTTCTCACGTCACAAAGATTCGCCGAAGTACTTGAATAAGAATATGTGCCATTATTCTGCCAACCAGTATAAATACTCACCAGCTGGGTGCCTGTTGGAACTCCGATGTTTTCAGAAAATGCAGGTCCTGCATAACCGGTATAAGAATTCACAACCACTGTAACAGGAGTGCTTGAAGCAGTACAACCAACCCCGTTTGTTGTGGTTACATAATATGTACCACTTGTGGTAACAACGATATCCTGTGTTGTTTCACTATTTGACCAGAGGTATGAAACTGCGGCTGAAGATGAGAGTGTCACTGAGCCGGGTGCACAAAAGGTTGTTGGTCCGCTTGGCGTAATTGTTGGAGCCGGACAGGTAATAATCGTGAACGGGGTTGTTGAAACACCCGAACATCCACCGATTACGACAGTAACTTGTCCGGTTGTAGCGCCAACCGGAACTTCTGCTGTAATTTGGAAATAGTTATCTACGGTAAATGAAGGGGAAGATACTCCATTGAACAGTACGTCTGTCACTGTAGTGAATCCACTTCCAATTACCTGAATGACATCACCCACAAATCCGGATGTTGAAGGAAGATAAGTTGTTACTTCGATAAGACCCGGCTGATTAACCGTTGCTGTATTCACACCGGTGCATCCATTGGCATCGGTAATTTTTACGTTATATGTACCAGCGCCAAGACCTGTGAGAGTTGCTCCGGTTGGTCCATTGATCAGATTAATTTTGTAACCTACATTCAATTGGTTGGTGCAATTGTAATAAACAACTGAAGGCAAAGAAGCAGAAGGGGTGAAGGTGAGCATTCCCGCCTGAAGTTTGTTATTGGTCACGCCGGAATTGATGATGCTGAGTGTATCACCTCCCGTCGGACTTGTTGTGATCATGAATGGGAATCCGGTAGCATTCACATCAAAGTAATAAGTGATTCCGCGTACAAGAGTCAATTCTTTTCCTTCAACGCCGTCAATCACATATCCGCTCGGATGACCTATACCGAAATAAGGATGTGCTGCAGTCTTAGGGGTAACAGTAACAGAGAAAGGTAAACCGGAAAGGTTATTCACATCCCATTCATAAGTATATGGCGCAACACCACTGGTTCCTGAAGCGGTAACCGTCCCGTCCAATACACCATAACATGATGCATCCGTTGCAGAAGTCGTGCTCGTGATCTGTGCTCCGTCAATTACTGAACCAACAGCTGTTCCTGTACAACCTGTTGCATCAGTGACGGTGACAGTATAATCACCTGCAAGCAATCCGGTGATAGCTGAAGTCGTTTGAACCGGACTGGTGTTCCATGAATAAGTCAGAGGAGCAGTTCCGCCACTTCCAAAAGCGGTTGCAGTTCCATCAGATCCCATCCAACATGAAGGTGATGTAGTGGTTGCAAAAACAGTTGGTGCCGGATTCACGGCAGTGGTGATAACGTTTGAAACGGCAGTACAACCATTTCCATCTGTCACAGTGGTATAGAATGAGTTCGCTGTGTATACATTTATCGCCTGGGTGAAAGCAGGATCCGGTGACCAGGAGTTACCGGTTGGGATATTTGAAACAAGCACAGCGAATTGTCCGTCACAAAAAGTTGTTGGTGTAGTAGCTGTAATTTCCAGTTGATTTGCTGAACCGGTTAATGTGATGTCATCGAGACGGAATTGTGTCGCGTTTTGTGCTTTGGAGAAACGGATTCTCAGGTTAGCAGTAGCAGGGATTGTCCCTGTAGGTGTAATAAGTGTCCAACCGGTGGTAGGTGGTTGTGTAAAGCTAAGTGGTGTCCAGTTGATTCCATCATCACTTACTTCAACCGTCAAAGGATCAGTAGCAGGTGTTCTCAACATACCAAAAGATAATGTAAGTCCGGTATAATGAAGAGTGTTGATGCCGGCAATAGTAATATCGCGTACACTCGAAACAGGCAGGGTGCTGAAACCTAAAAAGATATTTCCACCACCACTTGCACCGCTATAACCGCTTGATGCGGTAGTTGTACGAACATCGGCCTGGGGAGTTGAAGAACTACTATAGGAATAGATCCCCTGATTTTGCCAGCCGGTGTAGGAGTTCACCACTGTAGTTGCAAGTGGTGTGCCCACATTTTCTGAAAACAAAGTGCCGGTAACCCCAAATGAATTTACTGTAACAACTGTAGGTGTTGATGTTGCGGTACAACCCGCTCCGTCATCAACTGTTACTGTATAAGAGCCGGCGCTGGTAACAGTTATACTTTGAGTAGTTTCCGAATTTGACCATAAATAGGATGCACCGGCACTGGATGTGAGAACAACTGACCCACCGGTACAAAACGATGTTGGTCCGCCTGCTGTGATCGTTGGAGAAGAACAGGTTGTTCCGGTTCCGGAAACGGATACAGTAACAGGTGTTGCTCCGATTGAAGTATGATTGATGGAGTTGCTGTTTAAGCCGGCAGAAGTTGGTTTGTAATGAACAAAAACTGTTGTAGTTGCAACAGTTCCTGATGTTGGCGTAACTGAAAATGAAGTTGTAAATCCACTACCACTGGTTAGGGAAACTTCATAATCAGTTGGTGCAGTTACAACAATCGGGTCAGTCAGATTTGATCCCTGAAATGTATAAGATTGTTCAGAAGAAGTAGAGCCAACGAGAACGTTTCCGAAAGAAGGGAGGCTGGCAGTTGAAGTGGTAATAGTAGGAGGAGCGGTTGATCCCTGAATGTTGATATCATCAATCGCAGCACCTGAGCTGTTTCCTGTTTGGGTTCCACGCCATGTGGCCCAACGGATTTGAACCTCAGGTTTGTTGTCAGCTATAGAGGGAAGGGTAAGAGAAGGAGTAGCTATTACTCCGGCTGTTCCGCCGGCCTGGCTGGCAGGATTTCCTGTACCTACAACCGTCGCCCATGCGCCGCTATTTCCGATACGGTACTGCATCACCACACCAACAGTACGTGGTTGAGCGCTGATAATTTCAACGGTGTATGCTACGGTG contains the following coding sequences:
- a CDS encoding iron-sulfur cluster-binding protein; this encodes MSLQSEQFLYDAESKVFDKEHRRKLAFNILQYDKKVEEGKHQFADFDTARHRASTLKWRITENLDKYLIEFEANFIKRGGKVIWAQDGEEAMTEIIKIMKNANARTVVKSKSMTTEEIHVNAALEKEGIESIETDLGEFIVQLRNEHPYHIVTPAMHLSKEDVAKTFHEKYNLPLKSTPKEITAFVRERLRTKYQHADVGITGANFLIADTGGVAVTENEGNALMSVAFPKIHIAIAGIEKIIPSLTDLDLFWPLLATHGTGQNITVYNSVMTGPRQQDETDGPVEMYVVLLDNGRTNLLAQQEQRQALSCIRCGACLNGCPIYKGVGGHAYGSTYSGPIGSVITPHYDGMKEFKHLSYASSLCGKCTDVCPVRIELHKLLLYNRRDAVDQNLNPGSERWIFSFWKKAMLNRILLNMGGSRVKNFVLKNFFRKAWGDRRELPKMAPKSFNEIWREMHK
- a CDS encoding SprB repeat-containing protein; amino-acid sequence: MTTHYKPFANPPVNFVQWCTWMMFLFFINISIFSFAQTAPAVQTLPYTQNFGTTTFTTMPTGTAAWNGLSGGTISSQAAAEASAPSGNATVAVATAAQTGGGCYGFMTGANARFYIQTSSNATNGVNQLVTSVNTTGKTNITVAYTVEIISAQPRTVGVVMQYRIGNSGAWATVVGTGNPASQAGGTAGVIATPSLTLPSIADNKPEVQIRWATWRGTQTGNSSGAAIDDINIQGSTAPPTITTSTASLPSFGNVLVGSTSSEQSYTFQGSNLTDPIVVTAPTDYEVSLTSGSGFTTSFSVTPTSGTVATTTVFVHYKPTSAGLNSNSINHTSIGATPVTVSVSGTGTTCSSPTITAGGPTSFCTGGSVVLTSSAGASYLWSNSETTQSITVTSAGSYTVTVDDGAGCTATSTPTVVTVNSFGVTGTLFSENVGTPLATTVVNSYTGWQNQGIYSYSSSSTPQADVRTTTASSGYSGASGGGNIFLGFSTLPVSSVRDITIAGINTLHYTGLTLSFGMLRTPATDPLTVEVSDDGINWTPLSFTQPPTTGWTLITPTGTIPATANLRIRFSKAQNATQFRLDDITLTGSANQLEITATTPTTFCDGQFAVLVSNIPTGNSWSPDPAFTQAINVYTANSFYTTVTDGNGCTAVSNVITTAVNPAPTVFATTTSPSCWMGSDGTATAFGSGGTAPLTYSWNTSPVQTTSAITGLLAGDYTVTVTDATGCTGTAVGSVIDGAQITSTTSATDASCYGVLDGTVTASGTSGVAPYTYEWDVNNLSGLPFSVTVTPKTAAHPYFGIGHPSGYVIDGVEGKELTLVRGITYYFDVNATGFPFMITTSPTGGDTLSIINSGVTNNKLQAGMLTFTPSASLPSVVYYNCTNQLNVGYKINLINGPTGATLTGLGAGTYNVKITDANGCTGVNTATVNQPGLIEVTTYLPSTSGFVGDVIQVIGSGFTTVTDVLFNGVSSPSFTVDNYFQITAEVPVGATTGQVTVVIGGCSGVSTTPFTIITCPAPTITPSGPTTFCAPGSVTLSSSAAVSYLWSNSETTQDIVVTTSGTYYVTTTNGVGCTASSTPVTVVVNSYTGYAGPAFSENIGVPTGTQLVSIYTGWQNNGTYSYSSTSANLCDVRTTSASTGYLGASGGGNVFFGTATTNPRTFVISGINTQNYTGLSLQFGLLRANVAACTTEVMTVEVSSDGINWTPLTYTQPLLNVWTLVTASGTIPAVPNLSIRFSKTTCAQFRLDDVKILGTTSSVSINATGATNICSGQSVRLISSIPSGNTWSPGGQTTIHVSANASGTYFTTVSDVNGCTAVSNSIVVNVSPAISVTTTPTNVLCFGDANGSALAVATGGTAPLSYSWNTVPVQTVDNATNLIAGTYIVTATDAYGCTSTASAIITQPAVLALSTTQVNVSCNGGSNGSIDLTVSGGTSPYTYAWGGGQTTEDIGTLNAGTYTVTVTDANGCIATTSATITEPTALNLSTTQVNVTCNGGSDGSIDLTVSGGVSPYSYTWSNSALTEDISGLVAGTYSVNVVDANFCTASTSVSITEPAAIVISGFTPGSGSIGTPVTISGSGFTSITDVQFNGISATFTVDNVNQISTTVPAGATTGFITVIAGACTGTSSTQFVVTAGSVTLNITAMLQGYFDINTSQMNPVWANHQRTDLGNGNPGTPTGSECDLVFVQLFDAANSPAYSDSVMLDMTGNGTMTLPAAADGNSYYILISHRSHVHTRSAGMVLMSSTTSYDFTTASTQVDESAGYGGPMMMEVEPGVWAFFAGDVTQDGFIGGDDVGLIDNDNINGVTSFDYGYITNDINGDGFVGGDDVGIVDNNNITGVFYLYP